In Malaclemys terrapin pileata isolate rMalTer1 chromosome 14, rMalTer1.hap1, whole genome shotgun sequence, the genomic stretch TGAGCAGATCTCCTTGGGAAGTTAAGTTAGAAGTCGTCTAACCTTGGCTGTGGTCCTTTCTAATGTTGCATTGCTCAAAGGACCACcaaggacattttgaaatttttgctgTATGGTTTTCAACCCCTCAGTTTTACCCTAAAATGGTTTCACATCAGCTAAAACAAATCTGAtctgtaaaataaaaagcaagcaTTTGGAGAGAGAAATACTTTATAGCTTGTCAAAAGCAGAgggtggctgcagggagctgatggaATTCAGGCAAATGCATCAGACGTGCCTGGGCATGGGGAATACTAATACTTCAGACAGATAATATGTATTTTGCTCACACCCAGCTCAGACTCCATTACTGCTCTCAGAGGCTGCAGGATTTTCAGCTCTCATCTGGTTAATTCTCTGTAAACCATTCACCATGTTCCTCGCTCAAGCCTTGCTTGGTGGCGGGAGCAGTGGTGGAGGGGGCCTTGCAAGAGGCCTGGGAGGTCTTTTAGCAGGAGGTGGACAAGGAAGAGGGAATCTTGGAGGACTCGTTGGAGGACTCGTCAACATTATCAGTGAGGTAGCAGCTCAGTACACCCCAGAACCACCCCCAGCTCCTCGCAGCCACTTCATGAATGTGGAAGCCGGTGAAAGTGAGGAGATCCGTCAGTTCCGCCGACTCTTTGTCCAGCTGGCTGGAGACGACATGGAAGTGTGCGCCACCGAGTTGATGGACATTCTGAACAAGGTGGTGGCCAGACATAAAAACCTGAAGACTGAGGGCTTCAGCCTGGACACATGCCGGAGCATGGTGTCAGTCATGGACAGTGACACAACTGGCAAGCTGGGCTTTGAGGAGTTTAAATACCTGTGGAACAACATCAAGAAGTGGCAGTGCGTGTACAAAGAACACTACTCCGACCAGTCGGGAATTCTTGGGAGTGCTCAGCTGCCAGATGCCTTCAAGGCTGCAGGGTTCCAGCTGAACGAACAGCTCTACCAGATGATCATTCGCAGATACGCCGATGAAAATGGGAGCATGGATTTCAATAACTTCATCAGCTGCTTGGTGCGACTGGATGGCATGTTCCGTGCCTTCAAATCCCTGGACCAAGATGGAGACGGCCTGGTGAACATGAACATTCAAGAGTGGCTGCAGCTGACCATGTACTCCTGAGAGAGCACACTGGAATGGAATACACTCCAACTGTGTGCTCTTGTTTATACTGGTGTTAACTAACTGGAGCCTTTCTCCTTGTTCAAGGGCAACTGTTCTGTTGCTATGAAAGAGCACGCAATACTTTAATGCTTAAAAACCCTTAGTTTATTGTGAAATGTTAGTAGAAAAAACAGTGTACGTTTTACAGTTGTTTGGATTGCTGAGGGGCTAGCAAATGGAGCATTTCTTGAGCTGTGCAAGACTCTgggtgtgtgcgcatgcacatgCATATGAGTACCTATAATAGAAAACTAGATTTGGGTTCAAAAAGGAGAGAACGTTGATGGGAAGAGTAGTGGTTAAGGCTTTCGTCTcgtatagcatgttgggggctgGTGGACGTATACATATAATACAGaatacatttctgattttttctTAAGATTGGGGTTGTTCTTGATGACTGTTTTGATTTTTATGTGTTATCTATCAGTGCTGATTTTGCTGGAGGCAGAAGCTGTGCTTGCCTGTAGGGAAATTGCTAGTAAATAGAGGTGTATTGATTTCTAATTTGTAAGGAATTATTTGTAATGGGGAAAATAAATTGGAG encodes the following:
- the CAPNS2 gene encoding calpain small subunit 2, giving the protein MFLAQALLGGGSSGGGGLARGLGGLLAGGGQGRGNLGGLVGGLVNIISEVAAQYTPEPPPAPRSHFMNVEAGESEEIRQFRRLFVQLAGDDMEVCATELMDILNKVVARHKNLKTEGFSLDTCRSMVSVMDSDTTGKLGFEEFKYLWNNIKKWQCVYKEHYSDQSGILGSAQLPDAFKAAGFQLNEQLYQMIIRRYADENGSMDFNNFISCLVRLDGMFRAFKSLDQDGDGLVNMNIQEWLQLTMYS